The region GACCGAGGAGCTGACCCGACGCAACGGCGTACGGGACGTGATCGTCGGCCAGGAGGCACGGGCGTACGACGAGCTGAAGGCCGCCGAGGTGCTCCTCGAGGTCACCGAGCAGCAGGTCTCCGACGCCCGTGACGACGTCGCGGCCCAGCGCGAGGCCGCCGCCGAGCACCTCACCCTGATGCAGCAGCTCGAGGCCGAGCAGCAGCAGGCGAAGGACGCGGTGGTCTCCCTCGTCGTCGAGCGTCGCGACGCGCGCGTCGAGGCGCGCGCGGCCCGGGCCGAGGACGTCGCCAAGATCAAGAAGCTCGAGAAGGAGCAGAAGGCCCTCGAGGAGAAGCTGCGCCAGCGGGCGCTGGCCGCGCTGCGGCGCGAGCGCGCCGCCGGCCGCTCGACGGCGACCGGCCCGACCGCCGGCGCCCTCCTGCACCCGGTCGACGGCTACGTCACCTCGCCCTTCGGCTACCGCGAGCACCCGATCTACCACTACTGGGGCCTGCACGACGGCGTGGACTTCGGCGGCGGCTGCGGCACCCCGGAGCGCGCCGCGGCGCCGGGCAAGGTCGTGGCGTCCTACTGGAGCGACGTCTACGGCAACCGCCTGGTCATCGACCTCGGCGTGATCGCGGGCCGTGGCGTCTCGATCATCTACAACCACGCCGAGCGCTACCTCGTCGGCGTCGGCGACGTGGTCCAGGCGGGCCAGGTCGTCGGCTACGAGGGCTCGACCGGTTGGTCCACCGGCTGCCACCTCCACTTCACCGTGATGGAGAACGGCACCGCCGTCGACCCGATGAAGTACTTCTGATTCCGATTGGACACCGCCTGAGAGAATAGTGGGATGCCGAAGGAGCAGGGCCAGAAGATGGTCGCGCAGAACAAGAAGGCGCGACACGACTACCACATCGAGGACACGTGGGAGGCCGGCCTCGTCCTGATGGGGACCGAGGTGAAGTCCCTGCGCCAGGGCCGCGCATCGCTCGTCGACGGCTTCGCCGAGATCGAGAACGGCGAGGCCTACCTGCTCGGCGTCCACATCCCCGAGTACAGCCAGGGCACGTGGACCAACCACGCCGCCCGCCGGCGCCGCAAGCTGCTGCTCAACCGGTCCGAGATCGACAAGATCGAGCGCAAGATCACCGACAAGGGCTACACGATCGTGCCGCTGTCGCTCTACTTCAAGGACGGCCGCGCCAAGGTCGAGATCGCGCTCGCGAAGGGCAAGAAGTCCTACGACAAGCGACACACCCTGGCCGAGCGCACGGCCAACCGCGAGAAGGTCGAGGCCGTGCAGCGCAGGCTCAAGGGCCACCGGGACTGAGGCTCGGTGACCGAGGCGGCGACCGACCCCGTTCCCTTCGCCGCGCAGCTGGGGCTGCCCGGCCTGCAGGACCTGCACA is a window of Nocardioides oleivorans DNA encoding:
- a CDS encoding peptidoglycan DD-metalloendopeptidase family protein — encoded protein: MAAALVAVLALSVTAAHADDLKDKKDKVEQQLDGAHEDLDESSSQLSKATARLDAAKSQLTTAKAELATARGKVEVAQERDAAMQVELATAEQELADAEAALVQGTADRETQREKVASTVADMYSEGDPELIAFSSLLDAESTEELTRRNGVRDVIVGQEARAYDELKAAEVLLEVTEQQVSDARDDVAAQREAAAEHLTLMQQLEAEQQQAKDAVVSLVVERRDARVEARAARAEDVAKIKKLEKEQKALEEKLRQRALAALRRERAAGRSTATGPTAGALLHPVDGYVTSPFGYREHPIYHYWGLHDGVDFGGGCGTPERAAAPGKVVASYWSDVYGNRLVIDLGVIAGRGVSIIYNHAERYLVGVGDVVQAGQVVGYEGSTGWSTGCHLHFTVMENGTAVDPMKYF
- the smpB gene encoding SsrA-binding protein SmpB, whose product is MPKEQGQKMVAQNKKARHDYHIEDTWEAGLVLMGTEVKSLRQGRASLVDGFAEIENGEAYLLGVHIPEYSQGTWTNHAARRRRKLLLNRSEIDKIERKITDKGYTIVPLSLYFKDGRAKVEIALAKGKKSYDKRHTLAERTANREKVEAVQRRLKGHRD